The following are encoded together in the Alphaproteobacteria bacterium genome:
- a CDS encoding GNAT family N-acetyltransferase: MDLSINKPVPISEEHNTDIFCSGNDALDEWLKFKALANEKKRASRCFVITKNNVIIGYYAIAAGSVTHKEATGKIKRNMPDPIPVMILGRLAIDKNYQGLGLGTALLKDALLRTSQAADIIGIKAVLVHAIDQNAVHFYQERGFKSSPIDAKILMVTLDDIIRHMSD, translated from the coding sequence ATGGACCTAAGTATCAACAAGCCAGTACCTATATCAGAGGAACATAATACTGATATATTTTGCTCTGGTAATGATGCGCTCGATGAATGGTTAAAATTTAAGGCCCTTGCCAATGAAAAAAAACGCGCCTCTCGCTGTTTTGTCATCACAAAAAACAACGTCATTATTGGATATTATGCAATAGCCGCAGGATCTGTTACCCATAAAGAAGCTACGGGCAAAATTAAAAGAAATATGCCAGATCCAATACCCGTTATGATTTTAGGACGTCTTGCAATCGATAAAAATTATCAAGGCTTGGGCTTAGGAACAGCCTTATTAAAAGACGCGCTTTTACGTACTTCACAAGCAGCTGATATTATTGGCATTAAAGCGGTTTTAGTACATGCCATCGATCAAAATGCCGTTCACTTTTATCAAGAACGCGGCTTCAAATCATCCCCCATTGATGCAAAAATATTAATGGTAACTCTTGATGATATCATCCGACATATGTCAGACTAA
- a CDS encoding SDR family NAD(P)-dependent oxidoreductase — protein MNINNKIAVITGAGSGLGEACTIFLAAKNAKIALLDYDLSKAENVAKKLNTKNVLALQCDVSKAESAENAINQIKTQLGTPSILINCAGVATPTKIISKDGPLPLQFFENVINVNLVGTFNMMRLCTHLMSQEKPDDNGETGIIINTSSIAAFEGQMGQAAYAASKGGVASLTLPAARELARFGIRVMAIAPGLFGTPMLLSMPDIVQESLKSTLLFPKRFGLPEEFAQLVGAIIENPMLNGEVIRLDGGLRMQAK, from the coding sequence ATGAATATCAACAATAAAATTGCAGTTATTACAGGGGCGGGTTCCGGATTAGGCGAGGCATGCACTATTTTTTTAGCCGCAAAAAATGCAAAAATTGCGCTTCTAGATTACGATTTATCCAAAGCTGAAAATGTCGCCAAAAAACTAAACACAAAAAACGTATTGGCTTTACAATGCGATGTCTCAAAAGCAGAAAGTGCTGAAAACGCCATCAACCAAATTAAAACACAATTAGGCACACCTTCAATTCTTATTAATTGCGCAGGCGTTGCAACACCCACGAAAATTATTTCTAAAGACGGTCCCTTGCCGCTTCAATTTTTTGAAAACGTTATTAATGTTAATTTAGTTGGCACATTCAATATGATGCGCCTTTGTACTCATCTAATGTCTCAAGAAAAACCTGATGATAACGGGGAAACAGGCATTATTATCAATACGTCATCGATTGCTGCATTTGAAGGACAAATGGGGCAAGCTGCCTATGCCGCCTCAAAAGGGGGTGTGGCCTCCCTCACCTTACCTGCTGCACGCGAATTAGCGCGTTTTGGGATACGCGTCATGGCAATTGCACCTGGCCTGTTTGGTACACCCATGCTTTTATCAATGCCTGATATTGTTCAAGAAAGCTTGAAATCAACCCTATTATTTCCTAAACGCTTTGGCTTACCAGAAGAATTTGCACAACTTGTAGGCGCCATCATTGAAAATCCGATGTTAAATGGTGAAGTCATACGCCTAGACGGTGGATTACGCATGCAAGCCAAATAG
- a CDS encoding DUF1778 domain-containing protein: protein MKTQNKDSTVNIRVDNYSKNLIDQAASLLGQSRSFFILEAAKRYAEKITLDQNNFHLDQEAWEKFNSSLEIPPEENLNLRKLMKSKIKWT from the coding sequence ATGAAAACACAAAACAAAGATTCAACAGTCAATATACGCGTTGACAATTACTCAAAAAATTTAATTGATCAAGCGGCTTCTTTATTAGGACAATCGCGTTCGTTTTTTATTCTTGAAGCAGCAAAACGTTATGCTGAAAAAATAACATTAGATCAAAATAATTTTCATTTAGACCAAGAAGCTTGGGAAAAATTCAATTCATCCTTAGAAATACCACCTGAAGAGAATCTCAACCTTAGAAAATTAATGAAGTCTAAAATTAAATGGACCTAA